The proteins below are encoded in one region of Phaseolus vulgaris cultivar G19833 chromosome 1, P. vulgaris v2.0, whole genome shotgun sequence:
- the LOC137816185 gene encoding transcription repressor OFP11-like — translation MMPNMLPTGERRRKRNNLSRLNLNLCFSSSMQPFTPQSHPTATSSTLLQNQNQNPPSQSATSPSPIKNFNYDPTNPFQSLGPEPEPEPADLASAFVSQRFFFTDPGRSNSIVESTITDADWATSSSSLEKPVATVDEKAKAALDGSVAVEMYSPNPYADFRRSMEEMVAARPELIDVAANWKALHELLLCYLALNPRSTHKFILCAFSDLLLSLISLSSPPPQDPGAGDVAVGGDGCSIQIQ, via the coding sequence ATGATGCCAAACATGCTGCCAACcggagaaagaagaagaaaaagaaacaacCTTAGCCGCTTGAACTTGAACCTATGTTTCTCAAGTTCCATGCAACCGTTCACACCACAATCTCACCCTACCGCCACCTCTTCAACCCTtcttcaaaatcaaaatcaaaacccTCCATCACAATCCGCCACGTCACCGTCCCCGATCAAAAACTTCAACTACGATCCTACTAACCCATTCCAGAGCCTCGGACCCGAACCCGAACCCGAACCTGCTGACCTGGCCTCCGCCTTCGTCTCCCAACGCTTCTTCTTCACCGACCCCGGCCGCTCCAACTCTATCGTCGAATCCACCATCACCGACGCCGATTGGGCCACCTCCTCATCCTCGCTTGAAAAACCCGTCGCCACTGTCGACGAGAAGGCGAAAGCTGCGCTTGACGGCAGCGTTGCGGTGGAGATGTACTCGCCGAACCCTTACGCAGATTTCCGCCGCTCCATGGAGGAGATGGTGGCGGCGCGCCCCGAGTTGATCGACGTGGCGGCCAATTGGAAAGCGTTGCACGAGCTTCTTCTCTGCTACCTCGCGCTCAACCCGAGGAGCACTCACAAGTTCATCCTCTGCGCTTTTTCTGATCTTCTTCTCAGCCtcatctctctctcttctcctcCGCCGCAGGATCCCGGTGCCGGCGACGTTGCCGTCGGTGGTGATGGATGTTCGATTCAGATACAGTAA